A single region of the Silene latifolia isolate original U9 population chromosome 8, ASM4854445v1, whole genome shotgun sequence genome encodes:
- the LOC141596117 gene encoding uncharacterized protein LOC141596117, which translates to MAFFKSMALKATQGEKPYKYLSVIINDTETQGYLEYSADEVHSPNAKFAVEYAHGGLVHIRSCRTNKYWVRSSSEGYWIVAKASEPMDDKSAWNCTLFRMDLISDDNKATFYHVQSETVLRIRNDDSDRKMFLCIDPSTTSEAISVAVDLDTMPLLPKYIALKADNGKFLDYGNSNFTSDDYCNSKFTSDDYGKDGVVNEISTTTDGYTQIKQKGTPGIDVVWCCRPMFDSIFMTRLPVPDEEQTYFEVVRVKDGVVAIRSIYNGNFCRRCGPEISEPDILDVSATSIIKEAQFQVVETVFSRSVQVLDFDLDNSRIYNLTPISSATYTYQNPTAEVQEATMEFQISTTKTSTWNNNISVGGGVETSFTTGIPLIAEGKITVSAEASYSHEFGGSIEETQQVVDTYTVKVPPFTIVTGRGMATKGTCDVPFTYSQVDHLTDGTTIRRTLADGVFTGVNAYNFYHDVHYEDIPEELKLKFSQLTTSAD; encoded by the exons ATGGCATTTTTCAAATCAATGGCACTGAAagcaacccaaggtgagaagccaTATAAATACTTGAGTGTCATAATCAATGATACTGAAACACAGGGTTATTTGGAATACTCTGCTGACGAAGTTCATAGTCCAAATGCAAAGTTTGCTGTCGAGTATGCTCACGGCGGCCTTGTTCACATTCGTTCCTGCCGTACCAACAAATACTGGGTCAG GTCCTCAAGTGAGGGATACTGGATAGTGGCGAAGGCTAGCGAACCTATGGATGATAAATCCGCATGGAACTGCACTTTGTTCAGGATGGACTTAATTAGCGATGACAACAAAGCTACATTTTATCATGTGCAGTCTGAAACCGTATTACGCATACGAAACGACGATTCCGATCGCAAGATGTTCTTGTGTATCGACCCGTCTACAACAAGTGAAGCCATCTCCGTTGCGGTCGATTTGGATACTATGCCACTTCTTCCCAAGTATATAGCACTTAAGGCCGACAATGGCAAATTCTTAGATTATGGCAATAGTAACTTCACATCCGACGACTATTGCAATAGTAAGTTCACATCCGACGACTATGGCAAAGATGGAGTCGTGAATGAGATCTCGACAACTACAGATGGATACACTCAAATCAAACAGAAAGGGACACCTGGTATTGATGTTGTTTGGTGCTGTAGGCCTATGTTCGATTCGATTTTTATGACAAGACTTCCCGTTCCCGATGAAGAACAAACATATTTTGAAGTGGTTAGAGTGAAAGATGGGGTGGTAGCCATTCGTAGCATTTATAATGGCAACTTTTGCAGAAGATGTGGGCCCGAGATAAGTGAGCCAGACATTTTGGATGTGTCAGCAACAAGCATAATAAAGGAGGCCCAGTTTCAAGTGGTCGAGACTGTGTTTTCCCGGTCTGTCCAGGTCCTCGACTTTGATCTTGACAATTCCAGGATCTACAACCTAACGCCCATCAGTTCGGCCACCTACACATACCAAAACCCAACCGCGGAGGTGCAAGAGGCGACCATGGAATTCCAAATTTCAACCACAAAAACCTCTACTTGGAACAACAACATTTCTGTAGGTGGTGGTGTAGAAACCAGCTTCACAACAGGGATTCCATTAATTGCTGAAGGCAAAATCACGGTATCAGCCGAGGCTTCTTATTCGCATGAATTTGGAGGGAGTATAGAGGAAACACAACAAGTTGTAGATACATACACGGTTAAGGTACCGCCTTTCACGATAGTCACAGGAAGAGGTATGGCTACTAAGGGAACCTGTGATGTTCCCTTTACTTATTCCCAGGTTGATCATCTCACTGATGGGACTACCATCAGAAGAACCTTAGCCGATGGCGTCTTCACTGGTGTCAATGCCTACAACTTCTATCATGATGTTCATTATGAAGATATACCTGAGGAGCTCAAGCTTAAGTTTTCACAACTTACCACCTCCGCCGACTAA